A single window of Bombyx mori chromosome 17, ASM3026992v2 DNA harbors:
- the LOC101738830 gene encoding facilitated trehalose transporter Tret1-like isoform X1, whose translation MYVHVYTYCISTRTRTVIVAVCSFYTRTFYCYKTETSHVTVIYILITISEMAESTKRKVQYLAGICASLTFMFTGATLAWPSPAIPKLSSGEAGVKITDEQISWVVSLHGLGALLGSYGGQLLNERVGRRKTIFVSSAPGILGAIMIFFSKMPVVMYLARFLMGASTGVIAVVTMIYVTEIADKEIRGALGMIIQVMNNFGCLIIYSVGPFVSYTFLNSILITIPIIYVLACLWIPESPYYHLKDGRIAAARKEFRVLKGSKNEKWIDEQFNVIRIHVQENMESKSSVKELLTNTKYRKAIYIVLGLKILQYMTGILVIQSYLEAIFTQSSSISGPLASIVYGFVQILACIGATFLTRWIGRRILMFVSCLGVSLSMTLVGLYFYLKDVVKVQPETLASLFPVPLIGIIGFNILYANGLGNLPYVMQVELFPVNVKAVASSLATMLACVFSFVVTKFYQVVKDSFGHYSVFWSFAFVGYAGLFFVYFCVPETKDKTLEEVQDNMEKRSPEERALRERNIDECDHREEAK comes from the exons ATGTATGTACATGTGTATACGTACTGTATAAGTACAAGAACGAGAACTGTGATAGTAGCAGTTTGTTCATTTTACACTCGAACATTTTATTGTTACAAGACGGAAACTTCACACGTCACCGTGAT ttacattttaattacaatCAGTGAAATGGCCGAATCCACAAAGAGAAAAGTGCAATATTTAGCGGGAATTTGTG CCTCATTAACATTTATGTTTACTGGAGCAACATTAGCGTGGCCTTCGCCAGCGATTCCAAAGTTATCAAGCGGCGAAGCGGGCGTAAAAATTACTGAC GAACAGATATCATGGGTGGTGTCGCTTCATGGGCTGGGTGCGTTGTTAGGTTCTTACGGCGGTCAATTATTGAACGAACGTGTTGGACGTCGCAAAACCATTTTTGTTTCGTCTGCCCCAGGAATATTAGGTGCG attatgatattttttagtaaaatgCCTGTTGTGATGTACCTTGCACGTTTTCTCATGGGGGCGTCGACGGGCGTAATTGCCGTG GTGACAATGATATATGTAACAGAAATAGCCGATAAGGAGATTCGGGGCGCATTAGGTATGATAATTCAAGTTATGAACAACTTCGGATGTCTTATCATATATAGCGTCGGGCCATTCGTTTCGTATACTTTCCTGAATTCGATACTAATTACGATACCTATAATATACGTATTAGCGTGTTTGTGGATACCGGAATCTCCGTATTATCACTTAAAAGACGGGCGAATAGCTGCAGCAAGAAAGGAGTTTAGAGTTTTAAAAGGATCCAAAAACGAAAAG TGGATCGATGAGCAGTTTAACGTCATACGAATACACGTGCAGGAAAATATGGAGAGCAAAAGCTCTGTGAAGGAATTGCTAACCAATACTAAATACAGGAAAGCCATTTATATTGTTTTGG GCTTGAAGATCCTCCAATATATGACCGGTATTCTCGTTATACAATCGTATCTTGAAGCGATATTTACACAGAGCAGTTCTATATCCGGTCCACTTGCAAGCATTGTCTATGGATTTGTGCAAATCCTCGCAT GTATTGGCGCTACGTTTCTAACTAGGTGGATCGGACGCAGGATTCTCATGTTTGTTTCTTGCCTCGGCGTGTCACTGTCAATGACATTAGTCGGATTGTATTTCTATCTAAAGGACGTTGTGAAAGTTCAGCCCGAAACATTGGCTTCTTTATTTCCGGTGCCTCTAATTGGCATAATAgggtttaatatattatacgcGAACGGCTTAGGGAACTTACCGTACGTGATGCAAGTAGAATTGTTTCCTGTAAACGTGAAGGCTGTCGCGTCCAGTCTCGCGACGATGTTAGCTTGCGTCTTCAGTTTTGTCGTGACGAAATTCTATCAGGTCGTCAAAGATTCGTTCGGTCACTATTCCGTGTTTTGGTCCTTCGCTTTTGTTGGTTACGCGGGTttgttctttgtttatttttgtgtgcCCGAAACGAAAGATAAAACGCTGGAAGAGGTACAGGATAATATGGAGAAACGCTCGCCTGAAGAACGGGCTTTGAGAGAGCGAAACATTGATGAATGCGATCACCGTGAAGAAGCTAAATAG
- the LOC101738830 gene encoding facilitated trehalose transporter Tret1-like isoform X2 — translation MAESTKRKVQYLAGICASLTFMFTGATLAWPSPAIPKLSSGEAGVKITDEQISWVVSLHGLGALLGSYGGQLLNERVGRRKTIFVSSAPGILGAIMIFFSKMPVVMYLARFLMGASTGVIAVVTMIYVTEIADKEIRGALGMIIQVMNNFGCLIIYSVGPFVSYTFLNSILITIPIIYVLACLWIPESPYYHLKDGRIAAARKEFRVLKGSKNEKWIDEQFNVIRIHVQENMESKSSVKELLTNTKYRKAIYIVLGLKILQYMTGILVIQSYLEAIFTQSSSISGPLASIVYGFVQILACIGATFLTRWIGRRILMFVSCLGVSLSMTLVGLYFYLKDVVKVQPETLASLFPVPLIGIIGFNILYANGLGNLPYVMQVELFPVNVKAVASSLATMLACVFSFVVTKFYQVVKDSFGHYSVFWSFAFVGYAGLFFVYFCVPETKDKTLEEVQDNMEKRSPEERALRERNIDECDHREEAK, via the exons ATGGCCGAATCCACAAAGAGAAAAGTGCAATATTTAGCGGGAATTTGTG CCTCATTAACATTTATGTTTACTGGAGCAACATTAGCGTGGCCTTCGCCAGCGATTCCAAAGTTATCAAGCGGCGAAGCGGGCGTAAAAATTACTGAC GAACAGATATCATGGGTGGTGTCGCTTCATGGGCTGGGTGCGTTGTTAGGTTCTTACGGCGGTCAATTATTGAACGAACGTGTTGGACGTCGCAAAACCATTTTTGTTTCGTCTGCCCCAGGAATATTAGGTGCG attatgatattttttagtaaaatgCCTGTTGTGATGTACCTTGCACGTTTTCTCATGGGGGCGTCGACGGGCGTAATTGCCGTG GTGACAATGATATATGTAACAGAAATAGCCGATAAGGAGATTCGGGGCGCATTAGGTATGATAATTCAAGTTATGAACAACTTCGGATGTCTTATCATATATAGCGTCGGGCCATTCGTTTCGTATACTTTCCTGAATTCGATACTAATTACGATACCTATAATATACGTATTAGCGTGTTTGTGGATACCGGAATCTCCGTATTATCACTTAAAAGACGGGCGAATAGCTGCAGCAAGAAAGGAGTTTAGAGTTTTAAAAGGATCCAAAAACGAAAAG TGGATCGATGAGCAGTTTAACGTCATACGAATACACGTGCAGGAAAATATGGAGAGCAAAAGCTCTGTGAAGGAATTGCTAACCAATACTAAATACAGGAAAGCCATTTATATTGTTTTGG GCTTGAAGATCCTCCAATATATGACCGGTATTCTCGTTATACAATCGTATCTTGAAGCGATATTTACACAGAGCAGTTCTATATCCGGTCCACTTGCAAGCATTGTCTATGGATTTGTGCAAATCCTCGCAT GTATTGGCGCTACGTTTCTAACTAGGTGGATCGGACGCAGGATTCTCATGTTTGTTTCTTGCCTCGGCGTGTCACTGTCAATGACATTAGTCGGATTGTATTTCTATCTAAAGGACGTTGTGAAAGTTCAGCCCGAAACATTGGCTTCTTTATTTCCGGTGCCTCTAATTGGCATAATAgggtttaatatattatacgcGAACGGCTTAGGGAACTTACCGTACGTGATGCAAGTAGAATTGTTTCCTGTAAACGTGAAGGCTGTCGCGTCCAGTCTCGCGACGATGTTAGCTTGCGTCTTCAGTTTTGTCGTGACGAAATTCTATCAGGTCGTCAAAGATTCGTTCGGTCACTATTCCGTGTTTTGGTCCTTCGCTTTTGTTGGTTACGCGGGTttgttctttgtttatttttgtgtgcCCGAAACGAAAGATAAAACGCTGGAAGAGGTACAGGATAATATGGAGAAACGCTCGCCTGAAGAACGGGCTTTGAGAGAGCGAAACATTGATGAATGCGATCACCGTGAAGAAGCTAAATAG
- the RpL29 gene encoding ribosomal protein L29: MAKSKNHTNHNQNRKAHRNGIKKPRKTRHESTLGMDPKFLRNQRFCKKGNLKPAKQLARAAERKATREAKAKK, translated from the exons ATGGCAAAGTCAAAGAATCATACAAATCATAACCAAA ACCGCAAAGCTCACAGAAATGGTATCAAAAAGCCAAGGAAGACCAGGCACGAATCCACCCTTGGC aTGGATCCAAAATTTTTAAGGAATCAAAGGTTTTGCAAGAAGGGTAACCTGAAGCCAGCCAAGCAACTCGCGAGGGCGGCTGAGAGAAAAGCTACCCGAGAAGCAAAGGCCAAGAAATGA
- the Srp68 gene encoding putative signal recognition particle 68 kDa protein: protein MVGQESEIENGKVTAVENSDKKNEKAPILLNLEIFRITRDSQQQHGLRHADYQRYRGYCSRRIRRLRKVLKIPQGDRRHYRRRDVTTTHLTANNAENRLLYIPLLQAERAWAHAMQLRQEANTEPRKKFHLVSRLKKACAHGQMLLQLCEESGRCEARTVLEAGAYASWLRGVLLLELQQWREAADSLQRARIVLEQLCTALPADERIVYDQKLEELKPSLRYCAYNIGDESAAGDLMAMRGQGLMHNLDALMAQAKESRSGIMHEVEWRGRRVTVKPEKVRLFLIALQDLDKSVSKAETAQAKIDILENILMDCKDAISAIKDEIKTDPKLKSAPEIQASSVGYLLSYLMYVRLVRTIERNNLLVEQAEEARKNNIQIDGKKVRPQDLTRLYEIILQNYNELQQLPGFENDAVYQKEIDTQMKAYRAFRCYYIAQVLTGLRRFREALAMLERCNTYTVESLKSKLDNQQLKDKLQVLKKDIESCKFEVHADSVLEDDEEDEESKYASSGKSYKDKKPLVERLDDYREDSQVLTKNPNIYRMPPPMEAIPCKPLFFDLACNFVEFPNLDDKTGATDGKKQGAGLTGLVKGFLGWGKSDK from the exons ATGGTAGGTCAAGAGAGTGAAATTGAAAATGGAAAGGTGACAGCGGTAGAAAATTCTGATAAGAAAAATGAGAAGGCACCCATCCTCCTCAACTTAGAAA TATTTCGGATAACAAGAGACAGTCAGCAGCAGCATGGTCTCCGACATGCTGATTATCAGAGATATCGTGGCTATTGTTCGCGCCGCATAAGAAGACTGCGAAAAGTACTCAAAATACCACAG GGAGACAGACGCCATTACCGTCGTCGTGATGTCACAACTACCCACCTTACGGCCAACAATGCCGAGAATAGATTGCTGTACATACCGCTGCTGCAAGCCGAGAGGGCATGGGCTCATGCCATGCAACTGCGTCAGGAAGCTAACACTGAACCGAGAAAAAAGTTTCATCTTGTGTCTCGACTGAAGAAAGCATGTGCACATGGGCAGATGCTTTTGCAGCTTTGTGAG GAAAGCGGCAGGTGCGAAGCGCGTACGGTGCTAGAGGCGGGCGCGTACGCTTCTTGGCTGCGGGGCGTGTTGCTGCTGGAGTTGCAACAATGGCGCGAGGCAGCGGACTCATTGCAACGGGCCAGGATCGTACTCGAACAACTCTGTACAGCCTTGCCGGCGGACGAACGGATTGTTTACGatcagaag ctAGAGGAGCTGAAGCCGAGTCTTCGTTATTGTGCTTACAACATCGGTGACGAGTCCGCCGCCGGAGACCTTATGGCCATGCGCGGTCAAGGACTCATGCACAACCTCGATGCGCTGATGGCACAGGCTAA agAGTCGCGTTCTGGCATTATGCACGAAGTGGAGTGGCGGGGCCGTCGCGTCACTGTCAAACCGGAAAAGGTTCGACTTTTCCTTATTGCTCTACAGGATCTGGACAAATCCGTGTCCAAGGCGGAGACGGCTCAAGCCAAGATCGACATTCTCGAGAACATCCTGATGGACTGCAAGGATGCAATTTCCGCAATCAAGGACGAGATAAAAACCGATCCGAAACTGAAATCCGCACCCGAGATCCAAGCCTCCAGCGTCGGCTACCTGCTCTCGTATTTGATGTACGTGCGACTTGTACGCACTATCGAGCGAAACAATTTGCTCGTCGAACAAGCTGAAGAAGCGCGCAAGAACAACATACAGATCGACGGAAAGAAAGTCCGGCCTCAAGACTTGACCAGGCTCTACGAGATCATTCTGCAGAATTACAATGAACTGCAACAGTTGCCGGGCTTTGAGAACGACGCAGTTTATCAAAAGGAAATCGATACGCAAATGAAGGCGTATCGCGCGTTCCGTTGCTATTACATCGCTCAAGTGCTCACCGGACTGAGACGCTTCAGGGAGGCTTTAGCGATGCTCGAAAGATGCAACACGTATACCGTTGAATCGCTCAAAAGTAAACTGGACAATCAACAACTAAAGGACAAGTTGCAAgtcttgaagaaggacatagaAAGCTGCAAATTCGAAGTCCACGCTGATTCTGTGCTCGAGGATGATGAAGAAGACGAAGAGAGTAAATACGCTTCGAGCGGCAAATCTTACAAAGACAAGAAGCCTCTGGTGGAGCGCTTGGACGATTACAGAGAAGATTCCCAGGTGCTTACGAAGAACCCGAACATTTATAGAATGCCTCCCCCAATGGAAGCGATTCCTTGTAAGCCACTGTTCTTTGATTTGGCCTGCAATTTCGTTGAGTTCCCGAATTTGGACGATAAAACGGGCGCTACAGATGGCAAGAAGCAAGGTGCAGGACTCACTGGACTCGTTAAAGGATTTTTGGGTTGGGGAAAAAGCGATAAATAG